The genomic DNA CCAGTCCCAGGGAACCTGTGATTTCCTAAGGACCCAAATGCTCACATAAAAATTAAGTTCATAGAGGACTCATAGAGAAAAGTTCGAACATTCTGAAATCTATTTAACTCTATACCCAGAAGATAAATTAATACGGTGCGAGGTTGATTATTAGTTAAGATTACCtcataatttctaaaatattcttgGAGGCCGGAACCACAATTTCTTGAGTGGTTTGGCAATACTGAAGGACTGTctttaaggacagcactaacagtCTAGAAGGCACAAATGGGGAATATCATTACGCGTTACTTAAAAATGAAGTACCGACTGTTCTCAAGTAAAAGAGGGTCTATGGCTCGAAGCAGTTAATAAATATGAGATTCACAAATACCTGCAAAGTCAGTAATTGCCGCAGGCATTAACACTTTCAGCAGCAGTCAGGAATTTTTCACTCTTCCCATTAAATTGCCAAACGGCGGTGCTGCTCGTACCTGACTAACCCCGAGAGACGGACAGAGAACCCACTGGCTTCAAAAATACGTTGCGGTTATCTACGACATCTGAGACTCAGCAGGGAGTTAAAAGGCTCAAATTTGGGCTTAAAACCACCGAAACTACTCTTGACAGGGCTGAAGCGATCTGTTGAAGGCTGGGCAGACAGTTCATAGCACAGCTGGCGGCAGAAGCCTGCAGCCCTCTCTCTGTGCTGGCGCGCGGGGTGCTAAACCTTATGGTCTAACGAAAATCAAAGGGGAATTTGTTTTAGCTCGTAAAATCTGTATGCAAGTCTAATTTTGACCAGCAGCAACTTCAGCGAGTAGGCTGGTGTAAAATTTTCACATGATTTGTACTGGAGGAATATATACTTCCATATCTATAGAAACACCCACAGAAATTCTTTTAGAGAATCACAATAGTCAGTATGTGAGATCTCACTGCTCCGACGGTGGGTGAATCAGACTCTATATACCATGGACAATGAGAATCAAGTGCTTCACTTTTATATGCATGCCTTATTCCAAAATGCAAAGGTCACCTAATACACCTTAAGTGAACTGTACAACGGAGGAGACTCTCAAAGGCCACTGAGACTAAAGGCAGTAGAAGGAGGGAATGGCAGGTCAACCTCAGAAGATGCTCCTGTGGCACACAGCAACTGGATGAAGTTCCTTATTGACCGCAAAAACACAGCAGTAGCCAGCTGACGTCTGACACTTGCTAACAGGGAATTTCAATGGAGACAGAGGAGGAAACCAACACAGAAAAGGGCAATGACTTGCCCAGAGCCAGATCTGGAACGTGGGGTGCCTGAGTTGTCATCTGTTATACCATGTTCATCACTAACCTGCCACCTCCCATTTCCATCAACGGGGCTAAAAACTCCCAGGCTGTTGCGTTACTGGACGAGGCTGCCCAAGCAGCAAATCCATGAGACTGTGAGCATCTAATACAATCCTTAACTGTATTCTGACATTCAGTAGTTCTTCACACTATGCCTTTAGAGAGAAAGTCAAGTAAGCCGTAGCCCACaaggggtggagggagagggcaCCTTTCGGCAGCCAGAGCCTGGCGTGCCCAGCTCTGCcgtggcacagcagctcctggcgTGGAGCAAATTCAGAGATGAGGTCAGAGAGAAGTGGAAAGGGGTGAAAAGAAGAGTGGCGTCAAAGCCCATCGCAGCAGAGCAAGTAGCGAGAGACGGCGAACAAAGGGAGCACGCACAAGCTGGTCCttctgaggatgctgtgggagaggcAGAAAAGACGAAGGAAGGGGTTATGGGCGTAGCAGGGAATGGATATATTCTGCCAAGGAAAAAGAGGGTGGTTTTCCAGGTCTGGTTTTAGTTACATTAGCCTGCCCTGTTGGTACAACCTTCTCAAAGCAGCTCGCAGGGGCACTAAACAATAATTAAGGCACTACATTCCCAGCGCTCTGTTTTGTTTCATGCTACGGGCAGTGTTGAAGCCAAGGGGAAACGGGAATGAGTGCAACGAGCTCCATGAGGGCACGGAGACGACAGCCTGTTTAAATGTAATGGTGTCCCAGCTCTCAGAGGAGGAGAGAATCTCTGGTTTCAGGCCTCTGAAGCACTAAATTACCCAATGAAAACTACAGCAAGTTCCACCAAAAGTGCAGCCATCAATACTACAGATTGTTTTGAGCAAACAAAAGTTGACAGAATAAAGGACGGGGGTTGAGGGATGTCTGTGCTGTACGCCAaggtttttctaaaaatattttacaccTGCTATTTGTTCCGCACACTGATCATATTTTGTCTATGAGGTAGAGAACTCGCAGTGCCAAAGGGAATGTGGTTTATGTTCCCGAGTCTTAatgctttttcccttctgtaagGCAAAACTCCTTACTACCGTCACTAAAATAAAGCCAAGAGGACAAAAGTCACACGCGCACTGCCACGGTAACAGTTTAACCGTTCCTCTCGCTGATCTTTGGAAACAATCCCTTCAGCAGGATTTTACAGCTCTGGCACTTCGATTTAGCTCTGGCACTTCGATTTAGCAAACTTTTTATGCAGCTCATGAGAGGAATGCAGCCAACTCTGTACACTCAATTTAAATCAACTTGCTGATGATATAAAAAAGAGTGCTGAACCGCCGGTTTGCTTCATCTGCTCCAAAACTACCAACACAAACTCGGAGGTATTTATTCCTGAAACGTTAATAGAACAGTCTGGGGCGTCAGATCAGTAAATGAGCTCTGGTTTGATCCCATGCTGGCCCAAAGAGCTGATTTAACAACTAGTTGTTTGGTTACTTGATATTTCAGAAATGCAACTGGGCTGTTTGCTGCTAACGGGGCTGGGATACGGCGGGACACGGGGTGCTGGGTCATCATCTGCTGCCGCTGTCTGCACAAGCAATGTTAATAGCTTTCTAATGTTGCACGGAGAAGGGTGGATGGATCTTTCGGTGGCTTACACCCTGGTCTCAATTGGTATAAATGATGATAGCTTAGCTGGAGTTAAAAGAATGACAAAACTTGTACTCACCGAGACGGCAGTGCCCGTCCAGCCTGTGCCCTCTGGATCCCCGTCGGCAGCAGGAGCCTTTGCCAGCAGGACGCAGCGACGGAGAACTACGTATTGTCAACTCCACCTGCGAGCCGGCTCTCCTTTGCAGAAATAATCACATCAGTTTAAATTTGGTGACCGCTACTAGACTTCCAATTAAGAGTAAGGTCAGCTGTCTACCCACAGAACAAATGCAGCAGagaccacagctgcccgttgAACCCCCTCCGCCCTGCCCGGCCACGATGCCCCCGCATTCCGTTTCACAGATCCCAGATTATGATCTTAAAAAGTTATCACATTGTGCTGAACTGAGCGAGCCATACAGCTGAAAGTGCGCTGAACTTGTGCCTGGGTGGGGACTTGGAGTGAAGAGACAGGATGCACTAAGCAGCATTGAGGGGGGACACATATTTAAGGTTGTACCCTTTTCTTCACCGTAAATTAAAGACACCTTCCGGGGTTTAACTTACACTGGCAATTCTAAGGAAGTAAACTGCATGTTCACACgagaaaatacaaaagaactTGCACAACTGAGCAAATGCTTCCTTTCCCCCCTGCCTTCACTCCTTTTTAGGTCCCCGCTCTCGAAGCAAACGCCCTTACCTGGCAGCAGGCTCGAGAGCACAATGCTGGCTGCGTGCAAATTAAACCAGAGACTGACTTGGCACTCACTTGGAACAGAATGTTGCAATGTAAATGTTTGATCTAACAAATTCAGCACCAAACTTTAGCAAAAGATAAATAAATGGGTGAAGTAGACTGAAGAGAAAGCACACATCTTTAATTTCtataaagagaaaacattcaaaatCTTCCGATTTGCATTCTCTGAGAAAACTAGAAGCTCTCTCTACAGATTGTCTCCTTGCAAAACACCATCAACAACCCAGGGAGAACAAATCTCTGCTTATTAAAATCTTTGTATTAAAAGGTGCTGCAAAAAACCACCTCGTTTCCAGAGACTCCTCCTTGCTGCAAACCACCGCCCTTCACACGCGGAGCTGGAAGTGAACAAATCAGCATGGGAAGAGGATAAGCTCGATGACCTTTAAGACAAATAACCTCAGTTTAAATCACAGGAATAGCAATATGACAGAACACGCAGAATCGTCTCTGCCGTCAGAGGTGCTCAACCTCCTAGGCAGTTTAGGTATTACTATTATATTGTAAATACTAAAATTGTAGTAAGTCTTAAAGTCTAGGCACACAAATAGAAACAATACACAGAGCTAACATTCTCAACTTTTCAGTAATTcatccaatattttttttcttattcttttttaaagcaaaaccatcCACTTAAAATTAGACACCAAACTTTTAAGTACGGTTCTGTCCACTGATGTGCCCTTAGTGGAAAGATAAACCAGATGGCAAACTCAATAAAAAGGAGCCAATTAAATACAGACAGACGAATGCCTAAAAAAACATTCGCTCCATTATTGCTTTTCAATTGGTTGCCATGACATTAGAAGTCGATAGCATCGTCAGCCTCCATCTCCCCCACATCCATTTCTTCGCAGCCTGACCAAAAGCAAAGATCCAAAGCAAAGATCTCACGCTTGGTGTGGAAAAACACCCTCTTCCTTGCAGCACTAGGCTTTTCCCACCAAAACTCTGCTTGCAGCAAACCGGGGGTAAAATCAAGTGCATCAAGTAGGAAGAGAGTCTCAAAATCCAGTTTCGGAATACTAAAGTTCAGATAATTTTAATCCTGTTCCACTCCTGCAGCTCACAATTCACCATCATGAGCCAAAGGATGACCCACTTGGCGTGTTGTCTTCTCTTTGTACAACTGGAACCGCCATGGAAAATAAGTTGATGTTTGTTAGATTTACAGATTCAAGTTTCTCTTTCCCTTGACAATGTCCACTAGCAAGGAGCACTATTTGCCGAACAGACGGAAAAGAGTACGGGATGTAACTTCAAAATAGCCCTGGAAAAGCTGAGTTGTTTTGTCAGCCTCCGAGTTTCTCCTCCTACTCACATTCACGGTTTGAGAATCAATTAAGTCAGAATCAGTAAAATCCACTAAAATAAAACCCTTAAATGTCACATTGTACTTGCAttacatttctctttttaatagagcatataaaataaaagtttacaaTGAGTTTAGTAAACTGTACATCAGCACTTTTATTCAGTCTAGTTTCTGAGCTATTAATCCCCAGTAGAGAAGCAGAACGCTGATGCACTGGTCTAGGACCTCTCCAGATAATAGTTCAAATCCGTTCTGATGACACGGAAAGTGAATTCCATTGAATCACCTGAGTCCCTTCTAGATACGTCACATCACACAATAACTGCACGTTTGCAAAGCTTATAGTCTTAActctcaaggaaaaaataaaaaaaataaaattaccttctgGCTTCAGTGAGCTGCAGTTACAGAAAACAAGTGAAAGTTTGCTCAAATAATTGTAGGCAAGTCCTTAATCAGGCTATGTGCTTTGTCAGTAGTATTTTAGGTAAAGCAACTCATTATTGTGGTGCATCAATACACAGCAAGCCTTTCCATCGCTCCTTTGTGAGGCACTGAGTCAGACTTTTTTGCATCATTAGCACTGACAACACAATAAACGCCGCGCTCTGATCTTCAGCAGAACAGTAAAAACACAGACCACAACAGTCAAttaattttgaagaattttaataCAAACTTAATATAAACTATTTCAGTCCCTCTTAACATGTAAGACACTGACTCAAAATACTTTTATACCTTTTTTCAAGTATTGCACAATGTAggtacaaaattaatatttacgATTACATTTTCTTCCATAATATATAGCAAAAATCTttaaacttttaacagaaaatacaatttgtgtttcttttgaaaaaagcaaatatttcgtACATTTTAATTCCACCACTAAGGAATATTCTGTacacaactttttattttttttttagaattgatGTCTTTAAGATGGATATCTTacaatttcagtaaaaaaaatacaacatgaagctgctgcagctgtcacAGATCACTGTAGTAAAAAGATATAAATGCAATACCATGTTGTAGAAACAATATATATACTCTGATATTTTACAAACTTTGTACTAAATTAAATTATACAATTAGAAAAAGACCAATAAACCCACCTATTAGTgccaatttttttaatatatatacatatatgtttgtgtacatatatatatacacacatgaaaaaaattagcCACGTCCTTGCTATATCTTAAATACTGTAAGAGGCCTTATTTTGAGAGTATATTTTTGTAATGTACAGTcagtataaaataattttgtgcttggttggcaaatgaaaaaaaatgatgcaTGTTGTATTTATCTAACCAAGCCTGAATGTATTCATACTacaagccttaaaaaaaatctcaagaggtggaaaaaaagataCACCCTTGGGTACGTGCATTTTAACTTGTACAATAGTATTTACTTGTATTTCACTTTCGTTTTATTTTTAGTTAGCCATAACTGGCTGGAATTGCTGGTTAGAATACTGCATGTTGTTTAAACTAAAATTCAAGCCATCCACAAAAGACTTCTCATTTAGACCTCCATAGGCTGCAAACATATCAAAGGCATTACTGTACTGGAGAGGACTGAGGTTAAGGGGGCTGTCACCAGGAAAGATGCTACTGGTACTACCTTGACCCTGCATGTTAGGGAAAATGAACTCCTTTGCGTTAGGAGAAAGGGCAGAAGTcttctgctgttgttgctgctgctgctgctgactgcCTAAGCCAAGCCCGTAGAGAGAGTGCATGGAGGAGGAAAGGGCTTTCTGCTTCAACAGGTCATTGACATTCAAGCCAAGGTTGGTGGGAGAGGTGCGGGCGACCTTGTTGCTACGGCCGCTATTCTTCATTTTGGTCGAGCCAAACTTGGTGGCAGCAAATGTGGCAGTGGTGAAGGTTAAAGGCTGAGTGGAGCGGGGCATGAAAGTTGGGCTCACAGCAGCAGAGTGAccaaagggaggagaaggagaactAGACACTGAAGATGCTGGGTCACTAATTGGCATGAACACCTGGGCCTCTGGGTTAAAGCTGTTCTTGATCTCCTTATCCAACTCACATCCATTTTCATTATCATCCACATAAAGCACTTTCACTGGTCCCTTTTCACCGATTTGGTATGAAACCTCAAATGGGTCAATCCAAACACTAAGATCCTGAGGCAAGTTGCCACGAACATCATCAATGTCCAAACCACTCTCTTTGGATGCTTGTTCTATGACTGGGTCCACTTTCTCCCCTATATGTATACATCTAAACCCTGATCCTTTGTATGGCTTTTCTGGATACCAGTGGCCTTCATACTTCTTCTTAAGAAGTCTTTCAAGCTCTTCACCAAAAATGTTGACACGTCGTCTGGGAAGCTTATTgtacaaatatgaaataataaaattgagTGCTACTTGGATTTCAAGCTGCATAGCTGCTATGCCACAAAGTTATAAGTCTGTTTCAAAACCCGAAGAAAGTGTTCAAGATGCCACAGGGAAACAAAATTTCATTCAAAGTGCTGATTCTAGTCGATTATTATCCTTCACCTTGAGTGCTCTTgttcctttaagaaaaaacaaaagcaaacacatcCAAATAAGGAAAGCATAAGATCAAGCTCCAAGGCCTATTCTCTCAGCTTCACCTCCTGCATAAAATaggttactttttaaaatcaaaaaaatGTGCATCAAACTACTTATGTTCATGCCCACGGAAGGTAAGGATGTCAATTACATTCAGTATGACTTAGAAACAATACTGCAGAAGATGCACCAGGCATGTGTTTACATATACAGCATGGGGCATTTCAAAATCACATGAGCTTGACATTTAGTTATTCACAAAGCAGCAAGGATAATTTTTAAGACATCACAGAACTGCCAGGCCTGTCAAGGGTTCAATTACCAACCCGTATTTGGATGATTTATAGTACTCAGCTGCAAAATTTAGCACCAGACTATTAGTTCAG from Rissa tridactyla isolate bRisTri1 chromosome 15, bRisTri1.patW.cur.20221130, whole genome shotgun sequence includes the following:
- the TOB1 gene encoding protein Tob1 → MQLEIQVALNFIISYLYNKLPRRRVNIFGEELERLLKKKYEGHWYPEKPYKGSGFRCIHIGEKVDPVIEQASKESGLDIDDVRGNLPQDLSVWIDPFEVSYQIGEKGPVKVLYVDDNENGCELDKEIKNSFNPEAQVFMPISDPASSVSSSPSPPFGHSAAVSPTFMPRSTQPLTFTTATFAATKFGSTKMKNSGRSNKVARTSPTNLGLNVNDLLKQKALSSSMHSLYGLGLGSQQQQQQQQQKTSALSPNAKEFIFPNMQGQGSTSSIFPGDSPLNLSPLQYSNAFDMFAAYGGLNEKSFVDGLNFSLNNMQYSNQQFQPVMAN